A window of Procambarus clarkii isolate CNS0578487 chromosome 9, FALCON_Pclarkii_2.0, whole genome shotgun sequence contains these coding sequences:
- the LOC138362827 gene encoding tenascin-like, with protein sequence MWRSEDPGHATVLVEAARDGVQQCEEGQCEEGQCEEGQCEEGQCEEGQCEEGQCEEGQCEEGQCEEGQCEEGQCEEGQCEEGQCEEGHCEEGHCEEGHCEEGHCEEGHCEEGHCEEGHCEEGQCEEGQCEEGQCEEGHCEEGHCEEGHCEEGHCEEGHCEEGQCEEGQCEEGQCEEGHCEEGQCEEGQCEEGQCEEGQCEEGQCEEGQCEEGQCEEGQCEEGQCEEGQCEEGQCEEGHV encoded by the exons ATGTGGAGGAGTGAGGACCCCGGCCATGCCACAGTCCTCGTCGAAGCCGCTAGAGATGGGGTCcagcag TGTGAGGAGGGCCAGTGTGAGGAGGGCCAGTGTGAGGAGGGCCAGTGTGAGGAGGGCCAGTGTGAGGAGGGCCAGTGTGAGGAGGGCCAGTGTGAGGAGGGTCAGTGTGAGGAGGGCCAGTGTGAGGAGGGCCAGTGTGAGGAGGGCCAGTGTGAGGAGGGCCAGTGTGAGGAGGGCCAGTGTGAGGAGGGCCACTGTGAGGAGGGCCACTGTGAGGAGGGCCACTGTGAGGAGGGCCACTGTGAGGAGGGCCACTGTGAGGAGGGCCACTGTGAGGAGGGCCACTGTGAGGAGGGCCAGTGTGAGGAGGGTCAGTGTGAGGAGGGCCAGTGTGAGGAGGGCCACTGTGAGGAGGGCCACTGTGAGGAGGGCCACTGTGAGGAGGGCCACTGTGAGGAGGGCCACTGTGAGGAGGGCCAGTGTGAGGAGGGCCAGTGTGAGGAGGGCCAGTGTGAGGAGGGCCACTGTGAGGAGGGCCAGTGTGAGGAGGGCCAGTGTGAGGAGGGCCAGTGTGAGGAGGGCCAGTGTGAGGAGGGCCAGTGTGAGGAGGGCCAGTGTGAGGAGGGCCAGTGTGAGGAGGGCCAGTGTGAGGAGGGCCAGTGTGAGGAGGGCCAGTGTGAGGAGGGCCAGTGTGAGGAGGGCCATGTGTGA